In Streptomyces sp. ML-6, the genomic stretch CCCGGCCGTCACCACCGCGGGCGACTTCGTCGACGTGAAGTGACAACGAGGGGGCGGCGCCCCGGGCGCCGCCCCGCTCGTCCCCGTACCGGCGTCAGGCCGGGAAGCGCCTGCCGACCAGGCGCCAGGTGTACTCCAGGACGACCGCGGCCACCACCGAGATCCCCACCGCCGCCCACGGCATCGTCGTCCCCACCAGCTTCAGCGCGAAGAACTCCTGCAGCCACGGCACCGCCAGCACGATCAGGAACGCCAGCCCCATCGCCGCCACCAGACAGATCCGCCACCAGGTGTACGGGCGGGCGATGATCGCCAGGACCCACATCGAGACCAGGAACAGCGTGAGCGTGGCCGCGCTGGTCTCCGCCTCCAGGGCGCCGGCACCGGTGTAGTGGCTCCGGGCGATCAGGTACGTCGTGAAGGTGGCGGCCGCCGCGACGACGCCCGAGGGGATCGCGTACCGCATGACCCGGCGCACGAAGTGCGGATGCGCCCGTTCCTTGTTCGGGGCGAGGGCCAGGAAGAACGCCGGGACGCCGATCGTCAGCGTCGACAGCAGGGTCAGGTGGCGCGGCAGGAACGGGTAGTCGACCTGGGTGCAGACCACCAGGATCGCCAGCAGCACCGAGTAGACGGTCTTGGTCAGGAACAGGGTGGCGACCCGGGTGATGTTGCCGATCACCCGGCGGCCCTCGGCGACGACGGACGGCAGCGTCGCGAAGCTGTTGTTCAGCAGCACGATCTGGGCGACGGCCCGGGTCGCCTCGGAGCCCGAACCCATGGAGACGCCGATGTCGGCGTCCTTCAGCGCCAGCACGTCGTTGACGCCGTCGCCGGTCATGGCGACGGTGTGGCCGCGGGACTGGAGGGCGGCGACCATGTCCCGCTTCTGTTGCGGGGTGACCCGGCCGAAGACCGCGTTCTCCTCCATGGCCGTGGCCATCTCGTCGGGGTCGGTGGGCAGCCGGCGGGCGTCCAGGGTGTGCTCGGCGCCCGGCAGGCCCAGCTTCCCGGCGACCGCGCCGACCGAGACCGCGTTGTCGCCCGAGATGACCTTCGTGGCGACCCGCTGTTCCGCGAAGTAGGCCAGGGTCTCCTCGGCGTCGGGCCGCAGCCGCTGCTCCAGGACGACCAGCGCGCTCGGCACGGCCCCCTCGGGGGCGTCGCTCCCCTCGACCCCGCCCCGCGCGCGGGACAGCAGCAGCACCCGCAGGCCCTGCTCGTTGAGCTGCTCGATCTCGGCGAGCGCCGGGTGCTGTTCGGGCAGCAGCACGTCGGGGGCGCCGAGCAGCCAGGACGACTCCCGGCCGCCGCCCTCGTCGAACGCGGCGCCGCTGTACTTGCGGGCCGAGGAGAACGGCAGCGTCTGTGTGCACCGCCACCGCTCGCCGTCCGGGTAGGCGTCGGCGATGGCCTGCAGGCTGGCGTTGGGCCGGGGGTCGGACGAGCCGAGGGCGCCCAGGACGCGTTCCAGGTAGGCCCGGTCCGCGTCGCCGAGGGTGCGGACCTCGCTGACGTCCATGCCGCCCTCGGTGAGGGTGCCGGTCTTGTCCAGGCAGACGACGTCGACCCGGGCCAACCCCTCGATGGCGGGCAGCTCCTGCACCAGGCACTGCTTGCGGCCGAGCCGTACCACCCCGATCGCGAAGGCGACCGAGGTGAGCAGCACGAGCCCCTCCGGGATCATCGGCACGATGCCGCCGACGGTCCGGGCGATCGACCCCTTGAAGTCGTTGTCCTTGACGACGAGCTGGCTGATCACCAGGCCGATCGCGGTCGGCACCATCATCCAGGTGACGTACTTCAGGATCGTGGAGATGCCGCTGCGCAGCTCGGACTGGACGAGGGTGAAGCGGGACGCCTCCTCGGCGAGCTGGGCGGCGTAGGCCTCGCGGCCGACCTTGGTGGCGGTGAAGGCGCCGCCGCCCGCGACGACGAAGCTGCCGGACATCACCGGGTCGCCGGGGTGTTTCAGCACCGGGTCGGCCTCGCCGGTCAGCAGCGACTCGTCGACCTCCAGGCCGTCGGCCTCGGCGACCGTGCCGTCCACCACGACCTTGTCGCCGGGGCCCAGCTCCACGAGGTCGCCGAGGACGATCTCGGAGGTGGAGATCTCGGCGGCGACCCCGTCGCGCCGCACCGTGGGTTTGGCCTCGCCGATGACCGCGAGGCTGTCCAGGGTCTTCTTGGCCCGCCACTCCTGGATGATGCCGATGCCGGTGTTGGCGACGATCACGAAGCCGAAGAGGCTGTCCTGGATCGGCGCGACGAACAGCATGATCGCCCAGAGCACGCCGATGATCAGGTTGAACCGGGTGAAGACGTTGGCGCGGACGATCTCGCTCAGCGAGCGGGACGAGCGGACCGGTACGTCGTTGACCTCGCCGCGGGCGATCCGTTCGGCCACCTCGGCGGCCGTCAGACCGCGGGTGTTCACGGCCGGGCCGGGAAGGTCCATCGGGTGGACCGGATCGAGCTCGGCCCCGGCGTCGATCATCGCCGGACTGGTGGAGCCGGTGGGACCGGCGAGGCCGGGGGATCCGACGGAGCCGGCCGAGCCGGTCGTCTCGGAAGGCTGCTCGCCGAAGGATTGGGGTGACCGGTGCGTCATGGTACCGACGGTACGGGTGGATGGTCCGGTTCACCTACCGGGTGGTACGAAGATCAGACCGGGGGAGGAGATGAATGGTCCCGTGGGTGGACGAAGACCCCGACAGCGGATGCGGGACGGGCGCGCGGGTCCGGGCCCGGACGTACGCGGGTCCGGGCGCGGTCGTGCACGGGTGTCCGGGCGTGGGCGTACGCGGCTCGGCGTGACGGGCGTACGCGGGTGTGTGCGGCCCGGCGCGTGGGGGCGCACCCCCCGCGTACGCCGGTGTCAGGAAGCGGCGCTTTCGGCGGTCTCGTCCCGGCCGGTGGCGGCCGCCGCGGCGGCCCGCTTGATCGCGGCGTCGCGCCCCCGCACGTACCAGATGCCGATCAGCCCGAGCCCCGCACCGGCCAGGCAGGTCCACAGCCACCACAGGTGGCCGTGGTCGTCGAACCAGCCGTAGAACGGGAGCTGGACCAGGAAGAGGACGAACCAGAGGATCGTGCCGCCGGTGATGGTGGCGACGACGGGCCCCTCCAGGGGCTCGGGTGCCTCGTGCTTCGGTGTCCACTTCGCCATGGGCTCAGTGTATGGGGCCGTCCCGGACCCCTTCCCGAACCCTCCGTCCCCGCCGCCGCACCCCGGCACCCCAAGGGTCTACGCGCGGAGATAGCGATCTTTCCTTTATGTATTCATACTGAATCTGCTTATGGCTGTCTCGATTTATTCGTGTGAAAGTCCAAAGCTGACCGCATTTAGCCCCCCTCTCTGTACGTCTGAGGTCATACATGTCCCCCTCGGCCACCGCTCCGGTCGACTCCGAGCAGCCTTCGGCCCAACAGCCGCACAGTGCGCTGGATCGTTTCTTCAAGATCTCTGAGCGGGGGTCGTCGGTCGCGCGCGAGATCCGCGGCGGATTCGCCACGTTCTTCGCGATGGCCTACATCATCGTGCTGAATCCGATCATCCTCGGCAGCGCGAAGGACATGTACGGTCACCAGCTCGACGGCGGCCAGCTGGTCACCGCCACCGTGCTGACCGCCGCGTTCTCCACGCTCCTGATGGGCGTCATCGGCAACGTGCCGATCGCGCTGGCCGCGGGCCTCGGGGTCAACACCGTCGTGGCGCTCCAGCTCGCCCCCCGGATGAGCTGGCCGGACGCGATGGGCATGGTCGTCCTCGCGGGCTTCGTGGTGATGCTGCTGGTCGCGACCGGTCTGCGGGAACGCGTCATGCACGCCGTGCCGGCCTCGCTCCGCAAGGGCATCGCGATCGGCATCGGCCTGTTCATCCTGCTGATCGGCCTGGTCGACTCGGGCTTCGTCTCCCGCATCCCGGACGCCGCGCACACCACCGTGCCGCTCCAGCTCGGCGGCGACGGCCACCTCAACGGCTGGCCGGTCCTCGTCTTCGTCCTCGGCACGCTGCTCACCCTCGCGCTGCTCGTCCGCAAGGTGCCGGGCGCGATCCTGATCTCCATCGTCGCGATGACGGTCGTCGCGCTGATCATCAACGCCGTCGCCGACCTGCCGGCCGGGGCGTGGGGCCTGACCGTCCCGGAGTGGCCGGGCAACCCGGTCGCCACGCCGGACTTCGGGCTGGTCGGTCAGGTCAGCCTGTTCGGCGGGTTCGGCAAGGTCGGGCTCCTCACCGGCATCCTGTTCGTCTTCACCGTGCTGCTGTCCTGCTTCTTCGACGCGATGGGCACCATCCTCGGCGTCGGCGACGAGGCTAAGCTGACCGACCCGGAGGGCAACTTCCCCGGCATCAACAAGGTGCTGTTCGTGGACGGCATCGCGGTCGCCGCGGGCGGCGCCAGCTCCTCCTCCGCCACGACCTGCTTCGTGGAGTCCACGGCGGGGGTCGGCGAGGGGGCCCGTACCGGCTTCGCGAGCATCGTGACGGGTGCGCTGTTCACCGGCGCGCTGTTCCTGACCCCCCTGGCGACCATGGTCCCGTCGCAGGCGGCCACCCCCGCGCTGCTGGCGGTGGGCTTCCTGATCATCTCGGGCTCGGTGCGGGACATCGACTGGAGCGACTACACGCTCGCCATTCCGGCCTTCCTCGCCATGCTGATGATGCCGTTCACGTACTCGATCACCAACGGCATCGGCATCGGCTTCATCGCCTTCTCCGTGCTGCGGGTGGCGGCCGGGCGCTGGCGCGAGGTGCCGGTGCCCATGTACGTGGTGTCGGCGGTCTTCGTCTTCTACTACGCGATGCCGGCCCTCGGCCTCACGTGACCTCCCCGGTCCTGATCCCCGGGGCTCCCTCCGCCCCGTAGAACTTCTCAGTCTCGTCGACGGCCGCCTTGAAGCGCTCGTCGAAGTCATCGCGAATGAGCGTCCGGACGACATAGTCCTGGACGCTCATTCCGCGTTTCGCGGCGTGCTGCCGGAGCCGGTCGAGCAGCTCACCGTCTATCCGCAGGCTGAGCACAGTCGATCCCATGGCAAGCAGGGTTACGGCCCGGGGCGTCGTTTCATGTCACTTTCCGGATTCGACTCACTCGTTCGGGTGAGCAATTGGGCGAAGTGCCGCTCACGCGTGTAACACGAATGGTCTTTAGGTTGGGTAATGAGTTACGCTAATGAACATGCCTGACCTGATCCACGACGGCGAAAGTGCCGCCGCCGTGAGCTCCCTCCGCTCCGCCGTGATGCTGCTCAGCCGGCGCCTCAAGCACCAGCGCGTCGACGAGTCGCTGAGCCCCACCGAGATGTCGGTGCTCGGCACCCTCGCGCGGTGCGGCTCCGCCACACCCGGCGAGCTGGCCCGCAAGGAGCATGTGCAGCCCCCGTCGATGACCCGAATCGTCGCGCTGTTGGAAGCGAAGGGGCTGGTCAGGCTGGAACCGCACCCCGATGACCGTCGCCAGAAGGTGGTCAGCCAGACCGAGCAGGCGGAAGCCATGCTCGAGGAGAGCCGCTCCAAGCGGAACGCCTGGCTGACCGCCCTCGCCGAGGGCCTGGACGAGGACGAGTGGGAGACGCTGCGCAAGGCGGCGCCCGTGCTGGAGAAGCTCGCCCACCTGTAGCGGCGCGGGCGGCGCGCCGGCCCCGGCCGTCGCGCTGCCCGCACCGTCGCACCTCGTCAGTCAGCGAAACGTATACGCCCGAGGAGGCGAACCCCTTTGAGTACGGGATCCGGAGCAGACTCCGCCCCCGCACCGACCTCCACCCACGAGAGCAAGCCCGGCGGGACCTTCTCGTCGTTGAAGATACGCAACTACCGCCTGTTCGCCACGGGCGCCGTGATCTCCAACACCGGTACCTGGATGTCCCGCATCACGCAGGACTGGCTCGTCCTGAGCCTCACCGGGTCCGCCGCAGCCGTCGGCATCACCACGGCCCTCCAGTTCCTCCCGATGCTCCTCTTCGGCCTGTACGGCGGGGTCATCGCGGACCGCTTCCCGAAGCGGAAGCTCCTCCTGTTCAGCCAGGCGGCGCTCGGCCTGTGCGGGATCGCCCTGGCGGTCCTCACGCTCTCCGGCGTCGTCCAGGTGTGGCACGTCTACCTCATCGCGTTCCTGCTCGGCATGGTGACGGTGGTCGACAACCCGGCCCGCCAGTCCTTCGTGTCCGAGATGGTCGGCCCCGCGCAACTGCGGAACGCGGTCAGCCTCAACTCGGCCAACTTCCAGTCCGCCCGGCTCATCGGCCCCGCCGTCGCGGGTGTCCTGATCACCACGGTCGGCAGCGGCTGGGCCTTCATGTTCAACGGCCTGTCGTTCCTCGCCCCGCTCGTCGGCCTGCTGATGATGCGCACGAACGAGCTGCACCACGTCGCCGTCGTGCCGCGCGCCAAGGGCCAGCTGCGCGAGGGGCTGCGGTACGTCTCCGGGCGCCCCGAGCTGATCTGGCCGATCGTCCTGGTCGGCTTCGTCGGCACGTTCGGCTTCAACTTCCCGATCTGGCTCACGGCCTTCGCGGACGAGATCTTCCACGGCGGCGCCGGGATGTACTCGTTCTTCAACATCCTCATGGCGGCCGGCTCCCTCGCCGGTGCCCTGCTCGCCGCCCGCCGCCGCTCCTCGCGGCTGCGGATGCTGGTGGCCGCGGGCACGGTGTTCGGCCTGCTGGAGATCATCGCGTCCCTGTCGCCGTCCGTCTGGCTCTTCTCGATCCTGCTGGTCCCGATCGGCATGATCGGCCTGACGACCAACATCAGCGCGAACACGAGCGTCCAGATGGCCGCCGACCCCGCCATGCGCGGCCGGGTCATGAGCCTGTACATGATGGTCTTCGCCGGTGGTACGCCGGTGGGCGCCCCGATCGTCGGCTGGATCAGCGACGCCTACGGGGTCCGTACGGGCATGGCCGTCGGCGGCGCGTTCTCGCTGGTGGCCGCGATCGGCGTCGGCATCGTGCTGGCCCGGGTCGGCAACCTCCGCCTCCGCGTCGACCTGCGTCCGGGCCGCCCGCACGTCCGGTTCGTCCCCCGGGAGGAGCTGGCCACCGCGGCCTGAACCCCTCCCCGGGACCCCACCGCCCCGGCAGTGCCCACGGGTACCGCCGGGGCGGTGCCACACTCGGCGCATGAGCTGTCCCAGACTCTTCGCCGCCGTGCTGCCGCCCGCTTCCGCAGTCGAGGAACTGCGCCGTGCCGTCACCCCGTTGCAGACGCTTCCCGGGGCCGGGGGCCTGCGCTGGACGGGGGTGCCCGGCTGGCACTTCACGCTCGCCTTCTTCGGGCCCGTGGACGAGGAGCTGCTGCCCGAACTGGACGCGCGCCTCGCGCGGGCCGCCCACCGCACCGACCCCTTCCCGCTGCGCATCCACGGCGCCGGGCGGTTCGGCGGCCGGGCGCTCTGGGCGGGGGCCGCGGGCTCGCTCGACATGCTGCGGCTCCTCGCCGAACGCGCCGACGCCGCCGCCCGCCGCGCCGGCGTCCCCATGGAGGAGCACCGCCGCTACGTCCCGCACCTCACCCTCGCCCGCAGCCGCCGGGCCGAGGTCGACCTGCGCCCCTGGACCGACGCGCTCGGCGGCTTCGAGGGCACCCCGTGGGAGGTCGGCGAGCTGTCCCTCGTACGCAGCGACCTGCCGGTCGCCGGGGTGCGGGGGGAACAGCCCCGGTACGAGGTGGTCGCATCCTGGTCGCTGGGGCGCTGAGGGCTGCGGTTACGCTCGAAGGGTGGATCCGAAGACCAGAAACCGCATCATGGCGGCCGTGCTCGTGCTGATGTTCCTCGTCGTCGCCGTGGCGGCCGCGGCCGGGGCGTGACCCGGCGGGCCCGCCGGGCCGGGCGCTGACACCTGCCCGGTTTCAGCGGGAGCGCCGCGAGCGGCCGAACCGGCGCGCCGCCGCCCCGCCCTCGCCGCAGCGAGGAGGCGGGACGGCCGGGGCCGGGCGGGGCTGTCACCCCTCGGTCGTCGAGCGCTACCAGGCGAAGGCCTCCGGGGCGGGCCCCGGCCCCGGGAAGATCTCGTCCAGCGACGCCAGCAGCTCCGGGGACAGGTCGAGCTCCAGCGCCCGCAGCGCCGAGTCCAGCTGCTCCTGGTTGCGCGGCCCGATGATCGGTCCCGTCACCCCCGGCTGCGCCAGGAGCCACGCCAGGCCGACCTCGCCGGGCTCCAGGCCGTGCTTGTCGAGCAGGTCCTCGTACGCCTGGATCTGCTTGCGCTGCTCCGGGTCGCGCAGGGCCTCCGCGCCGCGGCCGGAGGCCGAGCGGCCGGTCGCGCCCTCGCGCTCCTTGCGGATCGCGCCGCCCAGCAGGCCGCCGTGCAGCGGGGACCACGGGATGATGCCGAGCCCGTACTCCCGCGCCGCCGGGATGACCTCCATCTCGGCGCGGCGCTCCATCAGGTTGTAGATGCACTGCTCGCTGACCAGCCCCAACGAGCCGCGCCGGGCGGCCAGTTCATTGGCCTGAGCGATCTTGTACCCGGCGAAGTTCGACGAACCCGCGTAGAGGATCTTGCCCTGCTGGACCAGGACGTCGATCGCCTGCCAGATCTCGTCGAAGGGCGTGTTCCGGTCGACGTGGTGGAACTGGTACAGGTCGATGTGGTCCGTCTGGAGCCGCTTCAGCGACGCCTCGACCGAGCGCCGGATGTTCAGGGCGGAGAGCTTGTCGTGGTTGGGCCACGCCGCGCCGTCGGGGCCCATGTTCCCGTACATCTTGGTGGCCAGGACCACCTTGTCGCGGCGTTCGCCGCCCTGGGCGAACCAGGTGCCGATGATCTCCTCGGTACGGCCCTTGTTCTCGCCCCAGCCATACACGTTCGCCGTGTCGAAGAAATTCAGACCCGTGTCCAGCGCCGCGTCCATGATGGCGTGGCTGTCCACCTCGTTGGTGTGCGGGCCGAAGTTCATCGTGCCGAGCACGAGTCGGCTGACCTTGAGTCCGGTGCGTCCGAGCTGTGTGTACTTCATGGTTCTCCAGCCAACGCCTTCGAGCCCGCTCGAAGCAAGGGCACCGGGCCGGTCGGGGCTGCCGTGACCGGTCACGACCGGCCACCGGTCATGGTTGCCGTCGCTCACGGCTGCCGGAAGGCGACCTCCGGGTGGCCGGCCGAGGGCCCGTCCAGCAGTGGCTGCGGCGTGCCGCGCAGGTGGAGGCCGAAGAAGGCGGTCAGGTAGTCGCGCGTGAGCTGCCAGGACCGCTGCCCGGTGAGCGGCGCGGCGGGGTCGGCCAGGCCGAGCTGGTCGGCCAGTACGGGCAGGTCGGTGAAGGTGAAGTGCTCGGCCCCGGTGACCGTCAGCCAGCGCTTCCAGCCGTCCAGCCGCGCCCAGGCGGCCGACCAGTCGTTCTGCCCGCCGGGGCTGTGCGTGGTCTCGGTGCCCATCATCAGGAACGGGCGGCCGTCCAGGCCGTCCTCGGGCAGCGGCTCGAAGAAGCCGCCGTCCAGGTTCAGCCCGGCCCCCACCCGCTGGTCGCGCGCCATGAGCGCGGCGGCGCTCGCGCCCCCGATGGAGTGCCCCGCCGCACCGATCCGTCGCGGATCGACCATGCGGGCGTACGGGAGGGCCGGACGCCCCTGAACGGTCCGGGCCGTCGCCCCCGACGCGGTCGTCAGCCGGTCGATCACGAACGAGAGGTCGTGCGCCCGCCCCACGGCCACCCGCGCGTAGTCCCCGGTCGACTCGACCCGTTCGCACGCGGTGCAGGTGAGCACCCGGCCGCCGGGGAAGGAGGTGCCGATCGACTCGTACGCGTGGTCGACGGCGGCGACGACGTACCCGCGGCTCGCCAGGTCGTTCGCCAGGGACGTGAGGGTGCTGCGGGGCATCGAGAAGCCCGGCGAGAGCACCACCAGCGGGAAGCGGCCGGGGGCGGGGCGGGCGTCGACGCGTGCGTGGGTGCGGGTGGCGGCGACGGTCCCGGCGGGGACGACACCGTCGAGCCCCCTCGACTCCAGCAGGAGCCGGGCCTCCTCCGGGGTCATGTACGCCGCGGAGCCGCCCCCTCCCGGACCGGCCGGGCGGTGCG encodes the following:
- a CDS encoding cation-translocating P-type ATPase; amino-acid sequence: MTHRSPQSFGEQPSETTGSAGSVGSPGLAGPTGSTSPAMIDAGAELDPVHPMDLPGPAVNTRGLTAAEVAERIARGEVNDVPVRSSRSLSEIVRANVFTRFNLIIGVLWAIMLFVAPIQDSLFGFVIVANTGIGIIQEWRAKKTLDSLAVIGEAKPTVRRDGVAAEISTSEIVLGDLVELGPGDKVVVDGTVAEADGLEVDESLLTGEADPVLKHPGDPVMSGSFVVAGGGAFTATKVGREAYAAQLAEEASRFTLVQSELRSGISTILKYVTWMMVPTAIGLVISQLVVKDNDFKGSIARTVGGIVPMIPEGLVLLTSVAFAIGVVRLGRKQCLVQELPAIEGLARVDVVCLDKTGTLTEGGMDVSEVRTLGDADRAYLERVLGALGSSDPRPNASLQAIADAYPDGERWRCTQTLPFSSARKYSGAAFDEGGGRESSWLLGAPDVLLPEQHPALAEIEQLNEQGLRVLLLSRARGGVEGSDAPEGAVPSALVVLEQRLRPDAEETLAYFAEQRVATKVISGDNAVSVGAVAGKLGLPGAEHTLDARRLPTDPDEMATAMEENAVFGRVTPQQKRDMVAALQSRGHTVAMTGDGVNDVLALKDADIGVSMGSGSEATRAVAQIVLLNNSFATLPSVVAEGRRVIGNITRVATLFLTKTVYSVLLAILVVCTQVDYPFLPRHLTLLSTLTIGVPAFFLALAPNKERAHPHFVRRVMRYAIPSGVVAAAATFTTYLIARSHYTGAGALEAETSAATLTLFLVSMWVLAIIARPYTWWRICLVAAMGLAFLIVLAVPWLQEFFALKLVGTTMPWAAVGISVVAAVVLEYTWRLVGRRFPA
- a CDS encoding MFS transporter → MSTGSGADSAPAPTSTHESKPGGTFSSLKIRNYRLFATGAVISNTGTWMSRITQDWLVLSLTGSAAAVGITTALQFLPMLLFGLYGGVIADRFPKRKLLLFSQAALGLCGIALAVLTLSGVVQVWHVYLIAFLLGMVTVVDNPARQSFVSEMVGPAQLRNAVSLNSANFQSARLIGPAVAGVLITTVGSGWAFMFNGLSFLAPLVGLLMMRTNELHHVAVVPRAKGQLREGLRYVSGRPELIWPIVLVGFVGTFGFNFPIWLTAFADEIFHGGAGMYSFFNILMAAGSLAGALLAARRRSSRLRMLVAAGTVFGLLEIIASLSPSVWLFSILLVPIGMIGLTTNISANTSVQMAADPAMRGRVMSLYMMVFAGGTPVGAPIVGWISDAYGVRTGMAVGGAFSLVAAIGVGIVLARVGNLRLRVDLRPGRPHVRFVPREELATAA
- a CDS encoding DUF2530 domain-containing protein; its protein translation is MAKWTPKHEAPEPLEGPVVATITGGTILWFVLFLVQLPFYGWFDDHGHLWWLWTCLAGAGLGLIGIWYVRGRDAAIKRAAAAAATGRDETAESAAS
- a CDS encoding ribbon-helix-helix protein, CopG family, with product MGSTVLSLRIDGELLDRLRQHAAKRGMSVQDYVVRTLIRDDFDERFKAAVDETEKFYGAEGAPGIRTGEVT
- a CDS encoding alpha/beta hydrolase, yielding MNRRRGTTASALLGLSLALTLLGTGPATAAPSTPAPASEVAAATELALPRPGGRHAVGTQTLHLTDPGRRDPWVPSADRELMVSVYYPAHRPAGPGGGGSAAYMTPEEARLLLESRGLDGVVPAGTVAATRTHARVDARPAPGRFPLVVLSPGFSMPRSTLTSLANDLASRGYVVAAVDHAYESIGTSFPGGRVLTCTACERVESTGDYARVAVGRAHDLSFVIDRLTTASGATARTVQGRPALPYARMVDPRRIGAAGHSIGGASAAALMARDQRVGAGLNLDGGFFEPLPEDGLDGRPFLMMGTETTHSPGGQNDWSAAWARLDGWKRWLTVTGAEHFTFTDLPVLADQLGLADPAAPLTGQRSWQLTRDYLTAFFGLHLRGTPQPLLDGPSAGHPEVAFRQP
- a CDS encoding MarR family transcriptional regulator, which codes for MPDLIHDGESAAAVSSLRSAVMLLSRRLKHQRVDESLSPTEMSVLGTLARCGSATPGELARKEHVQPPSMTRIVALLEAKGLVRLEPHPDDRRQKVVSQTEQAEAMLEESRSKRNAWLTALAEGLDEDEWETLRKAAPVLEKLAHL
- a CDS encoding aldo/keto reductase, giving the protein MKYTQLGRTGLKVSRLVLGTMNFGPHTNEVDSHAIMDAALDTGLNFFDTANVYGWGENKGRTEEIIGTWFAQGGERRDKVVLATKMYGNMGPDGAAWPNHDKLSALNIRRSVEASLKRLQTDHIDLYQFHHVDRNTPFDEIWQAIDVLVQQGKILYAGSSNFAGYKIAQANELAARRGSLGLVSEQCIYNLMERRAEMEVIPAAREYGLGIIPWSPLHGGLLGGAIRKEREGATGRSASGRGAEALRDPEQRKQIQAYEDLLDKHGLEPGEVGLAWLLAQPGVTGPIIGPRNQEQLDSALRALELDLSPELLASLDEIFPGPGPAPEAFAW
- the thpR gene encoding RNA 2',3'-cyclic phosphodiesterase, with the protein product MSCPRLFAAVLPPASAVEELRRAVTPLQTLPGAGGLRWTGVPGWHFTLAFFGPVDEELLPELDARLARAAHRTDPFPLRIHGAGRFGGRALWAGAAGSLDMLRLLAERADAAARRAGVPMEEHRRYVPHLTLARSRRAEVDLRPWTDALGGFEGTPWEVGELSLVRSDLPVAGVRGEQPRYEVVASWSLGR
- a CDS encoding NCS2 family permease gives rise to the protein MSPSATAPVDSEQPSAQQPHSALDRFFKISERGSSVAREIRGGFATFFAMAYIIVLNPIILGSAKDMYGHQLDGGQLVTATVLTAAFSTLLMGVIGNVPIALAAGLGVNTVVALQLAPRMSWPDAMGMVVLAGFVVMLLVATGLRERVMHAVPASLRKGIAIGIGLFILLIGLVDSGFVSRIPDAAHTTVPLQLGGDGHLNGWPVLVFVLGTLLTLALLVRKVPGAILISIVAMTVVALIINAVADLPAGAWGLTVPEWPGNPVATPDFGLVGQVSLFGGFGKVGLLTGILFVFTVLLSCFFDAMGTILGVGDEAKLTDPEGNFPGINKVLFVDGIAVAAGGASSSSATTCFVESTAGVGEGARTGFASIVTGALFTGALFLTPLATMVPSQAATPALLAVGFLIISGSVRDIDWSDYTLAIPAFLAMLMMPFTYSITNGIGIGFIAFSVLRVAAGRWREVPVPMYVVSAVFVFYYAMPALGLT